A single genomic interval of Alligator mississippiensis isolate rAllMis1 chromosome 15, rAllMis1, whole genome shotgun sequence harbors:
- the LOC132245866 gene encoding loricrin-like encodes MALEWEEVEDMALEVMDTALEPEAPVLSDSRGERSISGGGYDSGICGGGGYSGGGGYGSGVGGYSSGEVGGSTTGGISGGGEYGSGTGGSCEVGSGSVGGGSLGGTGYSSGVGESSSGGIGPCGSGGHGSVGRGYSGSIGAGDYGSGHGDSCEVAGSGSGLGGSSGAGASGGGGYSPGGTGSSGDVGGSSGEGVGCGSGGFGSIGRNYSGSGGYSSGPGGYGSGAGGSTCEGEDYGFGGRGSPGGGGGSFGEAGSCSSGRYGSVGGGRSGSGGYCSGEGGSSGGRYGSGVGGSSRIGGSSGGGGRYSSGGEGYTSRGWSISGGRASCGSGRYGPGAWGYGSGAGGSSSRVGYSCGGGGYSSGGRWGSSGWAGSTGGEGYSSGAGRHGSSSGRYSSFSGHAGSCLGDGYGSRSWGHYEGRGSGSGGSSGWGGGCGPGGTDSSGVGGHSLGETGSPGGIGSCSGGGGSSGGGGLGPGSGGFDSGAGGSSSGGVCSIGGGGYGSGGVGTGSEGVCSIDGGGYGSGSGGHGSGIGGSSSGGVCSIGGGGYGSGSGGYGSGEGGSGFGSGGYGSGVGGSSSGGVCTIDGGGYGSGSGGHGSGIGGSSSGGVCTIGGGEYGSGSGGYSSGGGGSGSGAGGYGSGAGGSSSGGVCTIGGGEYGSGSGGYSSGGGGSGSGAGGYSCGAGGGSGSGTGGGEGSGSGRYSCGGISGGTGSGRYGYGGGSYSGGRLSSRGSSTR; translated from the exons ATGGCTCTGGAGTGGGAGGAAGTGGAGGATATGGCTCTAGAAGTGATGGATACAGCTCTGGAGCCGGAGGCTCCAGTTCTGTCAGA TTCTCGGGGGGAGCGTAGCATTAGTGGTGGGGGGTATGACTCTGGAATCTGTGGAGGAGGAGGCTACTCTGGAGGGGGTGGATATGGCTCAGGAGTGGGGGGATACAGCTCTGGAGAGGTAGGTGGCTCCACAACTGGAGGCATCTCTGGGGGCGGAGAATATGGCTCTGgaactggaggcagctgtgaaGTTGGAAGTGGCAGTGTCGGAGGGGGAAGCTTGGGCGGCACAGGATACAGCTCAGGAGTGGGGGAAAGCAGCTCCGGGGGGATCGGCCCTTGCGGAAGTGGTGGGCATGGCTCTGTAGGAAGAGGCTATTCTGGAAGCATTGGAGCCGGGGATTATGGCTCTGGACATGGAGACAGCTGTGAAGTTGCCGGTTCTGGCTCTGGACTTGGAGGCAGTAGCGGAGCAGGGGCCTCTGGAGGTGGCGGATACAGCCCtggaggcacaggcagctctggagATGTGGGAGGCAGCTCTGGAGAGGGAGTCGGTTGTGGAAGCGGTGGATTTGGCTCCATCGGTAGAAACTATTCTGGAAGTGGTGGCTACAGCTCTGGGCCTGGTGGCTATggctctggagctgggggcagcactTGCGAAGGAGAGGATTATggctttggaggcagaggcagccctgggggtgggggaggcagcttcggagaggcaggcagctgcagcagtggccgaTATGGCTCTGTAGGAGGAGGCCGTTCTGGAAGTGGAGGGTACTGCTCTGGAGAAGGAGGCAGCTCTGGAGGAAGATACGGCTCTGGAGTAGGAGGCAGCTCTAGAAttggaggcagcagtggaggagggggaagataCAGCTCTGGGGGAGAAGGATACACCTCAAGAGGTTGGAGCATTTCGGGAGGGAGAGCGAGCTGTGGAAGTGGCAGATACggccctggagcctggggctatggctctggagctgggggcagTTCTAGCCGAGTTGGATACAGTTGTGGAGGAGGAGGATACAGTTCTGGAGGTAGGTGGGGCAGCTCAGGATGGGCTGGAAGCACAGGAGGGGAAGGGTACAGCTCTGGAGCTGGAAGacacggcagcagcagtggaaggtaCAGCAGTTTCTCTGGACATGCAGGCAGCTGCTTAGGTGATGGCTATGGGTCCAGGAGTTGGGGCCACTATGAAGGTAGAGGCTCTGGAAGtggaggcagcagtgggtggggtggaggatgtggCCCTGGGGGCACTGATAGCTCTGGAGTTGGAGGGCACAGCCTAGGAGAGACTGGGAGCCCTGGAGGTATAGGCAGCTGTAGCGGTGGGGGAGGCAGCTCCGGAGGGGGAGGATTGGGTCCTGGAAGTGGAGGATTTGACTCTGGAGCTGGGGGATCCAGTTCTGGAGGTGTGTGTAGCATTGGTGGTGGAGGATATGGCTCTGGAGGCGTAGGAACTGGTTCTGAAGGTGTGTGTAGCATTGATGGTGGGGGATATGGCTCTGGAAGTGGAGGACATGGCTCTGGGATTGGGGGATCCAGTTCTGGAGGTGTGTGTAGCATTGGTGGTGGGGGATATGGCTCTGGAAGTGGGGGATATGGCTCTGGAGAGGGAGGATCTGGTTTTGGAAGTGGAGGATAtggctctggggttgggggaTCCAGTTCTGGAGGTGTGTGTACCATTGATGGTGGGGGATATGGCTCTGGAAGTGGAGGACATGGCTCTGGGATTGGGGGATCCAGTTCTGGAGGTGTGTGTACCATTGGTGGTGGGGAATATGGCTCTGGAAGTGGGGGATATAGCTCTGGAGGGGGAGGATCTGGTTCTGGAGCTGGAGGATacggctctggggctgggggatccAGTTCTGGAGGTGTGTGTACCATTGGTGGTGGGGAATATGGCTCTGGAAGTGGAGGATATAGCTCTGGAGGGGGAGGATCTGGTTCTGGAGCTGGAGGATATAgctgtggagctgggggaggatCTGGTTCTGGAACTGGtggaggtgagggcagtggtAGTGGGAGATACAGCTGTGGAGGCATCTCTGGAGGTACAGGCAGTGGCAGATACGGCTATGGTGGGGGAAGCTACTCCGGTGGGCGACTTTCCAGCAGGGGCTCTTCCACCAGATGA